From Anopheles darlingi chromosome 2, idAnoDarlMG_H_01, whole genome shotgun sequence, the proteins below share one genomic window:
- the LOC125952599 gene encoding ABC transporter G family member 23 isoform X1, with translation MANAAIPSANQQPSPPTVPQPSGLEDGGGINKRPELDKRRIQRMFSWTADSPAITGSETSVATIDDGGTMWSRQQNAVSVRHAFKSYGTKKKPNQVLSNLNMTVAKGTIYGLLGASGCGKTTLLSCIVGRKRLNSGEIWVLGGKPGTKGSGVPGARVGYMPQEIALYGEFSIRETMMYFGWIFGMHTTEIVERLQFLLNFLDLPSESRLVKNLSGGQQRRVSFAVALMHDPELLILDEPTVGVDPLLRQSIWNHLVHITKAGQKTVIITTHYIEEARQAHTIGLMRSGRLLAEESPACLLSMYRCSSLEDVFLKLSRKQGQANVAPAELNISNNISLSALAFGNKKDNPVYVSQESGVVGLNFHQSKEVLISDSNGSTIAINGLNGSAPGVISETVDCDNCTECSGCSNFTSKGKIKALLVKNFLRMWRNVGVMLFIFALPVMQVILFCLAIGRDPTNLKMAIVNGEMNTTIGADCVFDPGCSFTSLSCRYLSHLNSTIVKEYYTDLDSALDAVREGNAWGALYFTDNFTDALVARIALGRDADDETLDQSEIRVWLDMSNQQIGIMLNRDLQVAYREFAQQLLRVCDNNPKLGDVPIQFKAPIYGTNDPSFTDFVAPGVILTIVFFLAVALTSSALIIERTEGLLDRSWVAGVTPTEILLSHVMTQFVVMCGQTALVLIFMIVVFGVTNNGEIGWIVVLTILQGLCGMCFGFVISAICELERNAIQLALGSFYPTLLLSGVIWPIEGMPLVLRYVSLCLPLTLATTSLRSILARGWSIMEPDVYMGFVSTIAWIALFLIVTVLVLKFKRG, from the exons cGGCAGCGAGACGAGCGTTGCGACCATCGACGATGGAGGGACGATGTGGAGCAGACAGCAGAATGCCGTCTCCGTACGGCATGCGTTCAAATCTTACGGCACCAAGAAGAAACCAAATCAAGTTCTATCGAATCTTAACATGACAGTAGCCAAAGGAACTAT TTATGGACTTTTAGGAGCATCCGGATGTGGTAAAACAACACTTCTTTCGTGTATAGTTGGACGAAAGCGACTCAATTCCGGAGAAATATGGGTACTGGGAGGCAAACCCGGAACCAAGG GATCCGGTGTCCCTGGTGCACGTGTTGGTTATATGCCACAGGAGATAGCTTTATACGGAGAGTTCTCCATCCGAGAGACGATGATGTACTTCGGATGGATCTTTGGTATGCACACGACCGAAATCGTTGAGCGATTACAGTTTCTACTCAACTTCCTTGATCTGCCATCGGAGTCGCGGTTGGTGAAGAACTTGAG CGGAGGACAGCAGCGTCGAGTGTCGTTCGCGGTGGCCCTTATGCACGATCCAGAGTTGCTCATCCTTGACGAACCGACCGTCGGTGTGGATCCGCTACTTAGACAAAGTATATGGAATCATCTGGTACACATCACCAAGGCTGGCCAAAAGACCGTTATCATCACAACACATTACATCGAGGAAGCGCGACAGGCTCACACG ATTGGTCTGATGCGATCAGGACGACTGCTGGCGGAGGAATCACCCGCCTGTCTGCTCTCGATGTACCGCTGCAGCAGCCTGGAAGACGTGTTTCTGAAGCTTTCTCGCAAGCAAGGCCAAGCCAATGTCGCACCAGCTGAGCTAAACATCAG CAACAACATTTCACTGTCGGCACTAGCGTtcggaaacaaaaaagacaaTCCAGTTTACGTGAGCCAGGAAAGTGGAGTGGTCGGACTCAACTTCCATCAGAGCAAGGAGGTGCTCATCAGTGATAGTAACGGATCTACCATCGCT ATCAACGGACTCAACGGATCGGCCCCGGGTGTAATCAGCGAAACCGTTGACTGCGATAACTGTACCGAGTGTTCAGGATGTTCAAAT TTCACATCGAAGGGCAAAATTAAGGCGCTGCTTGTTAAGAACTTCCTGCGTATGTGGCGAAATGTGGGTGTGATGCTGTTCATCTTCGCCTTGCCCGTGATGCAGGTGATACTGTTCTGCTTAGCTATCGGACGCGACCCAACCAATCTGAAAATGGCCATCGTAAACGGTGAAATGAATACAACGATCGGTGCCGACTGCGTGTTTGATCCTGGTTGTAGCTTTACCAGTCTATCGTGTCGCTACCTAAGCCACCTAAACTCGACCATAGTGAAAGAGTACTATACGGACCTGGACTCAGCGTTGGATGCAGTGCGCGAAGGCAACGCCTGGGGTGCGCTCTACTTTACGGACAACTTCACCGATGCACTCGTGGCACGTATTGCACTGG GTCGCGATGCGGACGATGAAACACTGGACCAATCGGAGATTCGCGTCTGGCTGGACATGTCCAATCAGCAGATCGGTATCATGCTGAATCGCGATCTACAAGTGGCGTATCGTGAGTTTGCACAGCAACTTCTCCGCGTATGCGACAACAATCCCAAGCTTGGCGATGTTCCGATCCAGTTCAAGGCTCCAATTTATGGCACCAACGATCCGTCCTTTACGGACTTTGTAGCACCGGGTGTGATTCTAAC TATCGTGTTCTTCTTGGCAGTGGCGCTCACATCGTCGGCTCTGATCATTGAGCGTACGGAGGGACTTTTGGATCGCTCGTGGGTTGCTGGAGTGACACCGACGGAAATTCTACTATCACACGTCATGACACAGTTCGTGGTGATGTGTGGCCAAACGGCACTGGTGTTAATCTTCATGATCGTAGTGTTCGGTGTAACGAACAATGGTGAAATCGGATGGATCGTGGTGCTAACCATCCTGCAGGGTCTGTGTGGTATGTGCTTCGGATTTGTCATTTCCGCCATCTGCGAGCTCGAACGGAACGCCATTCAGCTCGCCCTGGGCTCCTTTTACCCGACCCTCCTGCTTTCGGGCGTTATCTGGCCCATCGAGGGAATGCCACTTGTACTGCGGTACGTTTCGCTTTGCCTGCCGCTCACACTGGCCACCACTTCGCTCCGCTCCATATTAGCACGCGGCTGGAGCATAATGGAGCCAGACGTGTACATGGGATTCGTATCGACGATTGCTTGGATTGCACTGTTCCTCATCGTAACCGTGCTCGTGCTCAAGTTCAAGCGTGGCTAG
- the LOC125952599 gene encoding ABC transporter G family member 23 isoform X2 — MLITGSETSVATIDDGGTMWSRQQNAVSVRHAFKSYGTKKKPNQVLSNLNMTVAKGTIYGLLGASGCGKTTLLSCIVGRKRLNSGEIWVLGGKPGTKGSGVPGARVGYMPQEIALYGEFSIRETMMYFGWIFGMHTTEIVERLQFLLNFLDLPSESRLVKNLSGGQQRRVSFAVALMHDPELLILDEPTVGVDPLLRQSIWNHLVHITKAGQKTVIITTHYIEEARQAHTIGLMRSGRLLAEESPACLLSMYRCSSLEDVFLKLSRKQGQANVAPAELNISNNISLSALAFGNKKDNPVYVSQESGVVGLNFHQSKEVLISDSNGSTIAINGLNGSAPGVISETVDCDNCTECSGCSNFTSKGKIKALLVKNFLRMWRNVGVMLFIFALPVMQVILFCLAIGRDPTNLKMAIVNGEMNTTIGADCVFDPGCSFTSLSCRYLSHLNSTIVKEYYTDLDSALDAVREGNAWGALYFTDNFTDALVARIALGRDADDETLDQSEIRVWLDMSNQQIGIMLNRDLQVAYREFAQQLLRVCDNNPKLGDVPIQFKAPIYGTNDPSFTDFVAPGVILTIVFFLAVALTSSALIIERTEGLLDRSWVAGVTPTEILLSHVMTQFVVMCGQTALVLIFMIVVFGVTNNGEIGWIVVLTILQGLCGMCFGFVISAICELERNAIQLALGSFYPTLLLSGVIWPIEGMPLVLRYVSLCLPLTLATTSLRSILARGWSIMEPDVYMGFVSTIAWIALFLIVTVLVLKFKRG, encoded by the exons ATGTTGATAAC cGGCAGCGAGACGAGCGTTGCGACCATCGACGATGGAGGGACGATGTGGAGCAGACAGCAGAATGCCGTCTCCGTACGGCATGCGTTCAAATCTTACGGCACCAAGAAGAAACCAAATCAAGTTCTATCGAATCTTAACATGACAGTAGCCAAAGGAACTAT TTATGGACTTTTAGGAGCATCCGGATGTGGTAAAACAACACTTCTTTCGTGTATAGTTGGACGAAAGCGACTCAATTCCGGAGAAATATGGGTACTGGGAGGCAAACCCGGAACCAAGG GATCCGGTGTCCCTGGTGCACGTGTTGGTTATATGCCACAGGAGATAGCTTTATACGGAGAGTTCTCCATCCGAGAGACGATGATGTACTTCGGATGGATCTTTGGTATGCACACGACCGAAATCGTTGAGCGATTACAGTTTCTACTCAACTTCCTTGATCTGCCATCGGAGTCGCGGTTGGTGAAGAACTTGAG CGGAGGACAGCAGCGTCGAGTGTCGTTCGCGGTGGCCCTTATGCACGATCCAGAGTTGCTCATCCTTGACGAACCGACCGTCGGTGTGGATCCGCTACTTAGACAAAGTATATGGAATCATCTGGTACACATCACCAAGGCTGGCCAAAAGACCGTTATCATCACAACACATTACATCGAGGAAGCGCGACAGGCTCACACG ATTGGTCTGATGCGATCAGGACGACTGCTGGCGGAGGAATCACCCGCCTGTCTGCTCTCGATGTACCGCTGCAGCAGCCTGGAAGACGTGTTTCTGAAGCTTTCTCGCAAGCAAGGCCAAGCCAATGTCGCACCAGCTGAGCTAAACATCAG CAACAACATTTCACTGTCGGCACTAGCGTtcggaaacaaaaaagacaaTCCAGTTTACGTGAGCCAGGAAAGTGGAGTGGTCGGACTCAACTTCCATCAGAGCAAGGAGGTGCTCATCAGTGATAGTAACGGATCTACCATCGCT ATCAACGGACTCAACGGATCGGCCCCGGGTGTAATCAGCGAAACCGTTGACTGCGATAACTGTACCGAGTGTTCAGGATGTTCAAAT TTCACATCGAAGGGCAAAATTAAGGCGCTGCTTGTTAAGAACTTCCTGCGTATGTGGCGAAATGTGGGTGTGATGCTGTTCATCTTCGCCTTGCCCGTGATGCAGGTGATACTGTTCTGCTTAGCTATCGGACGCGACCCAACCAATCTGAAAATGGCCATCGTAAACGGTGAAATGAATACAACGATCGGTGCCGACTGCGTGTTTGATCCTGGTTGTAGCTTTACCAGTCTATCGTGTCGCTACCTAAGCCACCTAAACTCGACCATAGTGAAAGAGTACTATACGGACCTGGACTCAGCGTTGGATGCAGTGCGCGAAGGCAACGCCTGGGGTGCGCTCTACTTTACGGACAACTTCACCGATGCACTCGTGGCACGTATTGCACTGG GTCGCGATGCGGACGATGAAACACTGGACCAATCGGAGATTCGCGTCTGGCTGGACATGTCCAATCAGCAGATCGGTATCATGCTGAATCGCGATCTACAAGTGGCGTATCGTGAGTTTGCACAGCAACTTCTCCGCGTATGCGACAACAATCCCAAGCTTGGCGATGTTCCGATCCAGTTCAAGGCTCCAATTTATGGCACCAACGATCCGTCCTTTACGGACTTTGTAGCACCGGGTGTGATTCTAAC TATCGTGTTCTTCTTGGCAGTGGCGCTCACATCGTCGGCTCTGATCATTGAGCGTACGGAGGGACTTTTGGATCGCTCGTGGGTTGCTGGAGTGACACCGACGGAAATTCTACTATCACACGTCATGACACAGTTCGTGGTGATGTGTGGCCAAACGGCACTGGTGTTAATCTTCATGATCGTAGTGTTCGGTGTAACGAACAATGGTGAAATCGGATGGATCGTGGTGCTAACCATCCTGCAGGGTCTGTGTGGTATGTGCTTCGGATTTGTCATTTCCGCCATCTGCGAGCTCGAACGGAACGCCATTCAGCTCGCCCTGGGCTCCTTTTACCCGACCCTCCTGCTTTCGGGCGTTATCTGGCCCATCGAGGGAATGCCACTTGTACTGCGGTACGTTTCGCTTTGCCTGCCGCTCACACTGGCCACCACTTCGCTCCGCTCCATATTAGCACGCGGCTGGAGCATAATGGAGCCAGACGTGTACATGGGATTCGTATCGACGATTGCTTGGATTGCACTGTTCCTCATCGTAACCGTGCTCGTGCTCAAGTTCAAGCGTGGCTAG